A single Corynebacterium resistens DSM 45100 DNA region contains:
- a CDS encoding Na+/H+ antiporter subunit E: protein MNLFTKGWHSLRYGVWLVGQILKESTVMAMDTLGTGRHIAPVVIYYPLRVRSEREIAAFIASITMTPGTLALGLTGPKEVDYDAAKGGMNRVDISAVTKSEFRTHGLSNVQRFLAVHAMYGAEPEELMASLAEMEEHLAPYVKEIPQRFHVKHLVERGRPGPRGFRGSRGGRASDETVFDVEKVDSTPHAVGFVSDILRLDEEEKNPEDLKDMTREERYEVAARNAQRSKDRIASQQANASRVSHEKAKIAAAQEDLHETDRNGTSRASREASDGVVGGVDKNNKYYTDIDTFRGDRLGSSHPDRQGRTKPGETLYDPLYPRNNPDEEDVDGTQRFTQDPLPWYVKESQNKERREKRRKNRQKKMRRKHL, encoded by the coding sequence ATGAATCTGTTCACTAAAGGGTGGCATTCCCTGCGCTACGGGGTGTGGCTGGTTGGCCAGATCCTCAAAGAATCCACGGTCATGGCTATGGACACTCTGGGCACTGGCCGGCATATCGCGCCCGTTGTCATCTATTACCCATTGCGCGTGCGAAGCGAGCGGGAGATCGCCGCTTTCATCGCCTCTATCACAATGACACCAGGCACGCTAGCTTTGGGCCTCACGGGTCCGAAGGAAGTTGATTATGACGCCGCCAAGGGCGGAATGAATCGCGTTGATATTTCGGCCGTCACGAAGTCTGAGTTTCGAACGCACGGACTGTCCAATGTGCAACGTTTCCTCGCCGTTCATGCGATGTACGGCGCAGAGCCTGAAGAACTCATGGCTAGTTTGGCGGAAATGGAAGAACACCTCGCCCCGTATGTGAAGGAGATTCCACAGCGCTTCCATGTCAAGCATCTGGTGGAGCGTGGCCGCCCAGGTCCGCGTGGATTCCGTGGCAGTCGTGGTGGCCGTGCATCGGACGAGACGGTGTTCGATGTGGAGAAGGTGGATTCCACGCCACACGCCGTTGGTTTTGTCTCCGATATCCTGCGCCTCGACGAAGAGGAGAAGAATCCGGAAGATCTCAAGGATATGACCCGCGAGGAGCGCTACGAAGTCGCGGCACGCAATGCGCAGCGCAGCAAAGATCGCATCGCCTCACAGCAGGCGAACGCCTCCCGTGTGAGCCACGAGAAGGCAAAGATTGCCGCTGCCCAGGAAGATCTCCATGAGACCGACCGCAACGGAACCTCCCGGGCCAGCCGGGAGGCGAGCGATGGGGTTGTCGGGGGCGTCGATAAAAACAACAAGTACTACACCGATATCGATACGTTCCGCGGCGACCGCCTGGGAAGCTCGCACCCTGACCGGCAAGGGCGAACGAAGCCGGGCGAGACTCTGTATGACCCGCTGTATCCGCGTAATAATCCTGATGAAGAGGATGTGGATGGCACCCAACGTTTCACCCAAGATCCTTTGCCTTGGTACGTGAAGGAAAGCCAGAATAAGGAACGCCGGGAAAAGCGCCGGAAGAACCGCCAGAAAAAGATGCGGAGGAAGCACCTGTGA
- a CDS encoding monovalent cation/H+ antiporter complex subunit F, which translates to MTPNDLMTILAGIAGVILVVSLCTVLYRVTTTHNDARRAVLGDMLFMAMAALFLCYSLTHRTSIAFEVAIFAGLFGPLSTYAYARIITRGRR; encoded by the coding sequence GTGACCCCGAACGATTTAATGACAATCTTGGCGGGCATCGCCGGCGTGATCTTGGTGGTGAGTCTGTGCACCGTTCTGTACCGCGTGACGACAACGCATAACGATGCTCGTCGCGCAGTGCTCGGTGACATGCTGTTCATGGCCATGGCCGCGTTGTTCCTGTGCTATTCGCTCACCCACCGCACATCGATCGCGTTTGAGGTCGCGATCTTCGCTGGCTTGTTTGGCCCTTTAAGTACATATGCTTATGCCCGCATCATCACCCGAGGGAGGCGCTAA
- a CDS encoding Na+/H+ antiporter subunit G: MSGAAFSFGLDAAPSTFDILFLASAGEKVEFHEPSWLAVIVAGTLAIVGAIYVLVSARAMYLAPDALSQLNMVGPAVGVGIPLLIAANLVYSWSIEGFVLGYWIRGIVAIFALLVMSAVGSYAMGRALHATHWDHTVPLSGGQRPKEPR, encoded by the coding sequence ATGTCCGGTGCAGCTTTTTCTTTTGGTCTTGACGCCGCGCCCAGCACTTTCGACATTTTATTCTTGGCATCTGCTGGTGAGAAAGTGGAGTTCCACGAGCCCAGCTGGTTGGCCGTCATCGTTGCGGGCACGCTGGCGATTGTGGGAGCGATCTATGTGTTAGTCAGCGCTCGCGCGATGTACTTGGCGCCGGATGCCCTTTCACAGTTGAACATGGTGGGCCCCGCGGTAGGTGTGGGAATACCGCTGCTCATCGCAGCAAACCTGGTGTATTCGTGGTCGATTGAGGGGTTCGTGCTGGGGTATTGGATTCGCGGGATCGTGGCGATCTTCGCGCTGCTAGTGATGAGCGCTGTTGGTTCGTACGCCATGGGCCGTGCCCTGCACGCTACGCACTGGGATCACACGGTGCCGCTTTCCGGTGGTCAACGACCAAAAGAACCCCGCTAG
- a CDS encoding organic hydroperoxide resistance protein, with the protein MSDALYAAKAISTGGGRDGHVKTTDGQIDLDVRPPKELGGSGDGVNPEQLVAAGWAACFNGALQKIMGLEGVKTDQKPEVAIECALNKDGEGFKITADIEVTIYGVDQDQAQALADKAHAFCPYSKAMRGNVDPQVKATAA; encoded by the coding sequence ATGAGCGATGCACTGTATGCAGCAAAGGCAATTTCCACCGGTGGCGGCCGCGATGGCCACGTAAAGACCACTGATGGCCAGATCGATCTCGATGTTCGTCCACCAAAGGAGCTCGGCGGCTCCGGTGATGGAGTTAACCCAGAGCAGCTGGTAGCCGCAGGCTGGGCAGCCTGCTTCAACGGCGCCCTGCAGAAGATCATGGGGCTAGAAGGCGTAAAGACCGACCAGAAGCCGGAGGTCGCCATCGAGTGCGCACTAAACAAGGATGGCGAAGGATTCAAGATCACCGCTGATATCGAGGTGACCATCTACGGTGTGGATCAAGACCAAGCCCAGGCTCTAGCCGACAAGGCACACGCATTCTGCCCATACTCCAAGGCAATGCGCGGCAACGTGGATCCACAGGTCAAGGCAACCGCAGCCTAA
- a CDS encoding RNA polymerase sigma factor, translating into MPQHATPQQERDAAVTDLALRAAAGDRGALTAFISATHDDVWRLLAHLADTDRADDLTQETYLRVLSALPRFAARSSARTWILSLARRVWVDNIRHDMARPRSTGAELEDVAKTSVSPQTTGGSAWAEWVDTRALIDQLDEQRREALILTQMLGYSYEEAAHIANVRVGTIRSRVARARADLVDMATAARTQSAVKRRGA; encoded by the coding sequence ATGCCTCAGCACGCTACCCCTCAACAAGAACGCGATGCTGCGGTGACCGATCTTGCCCTTCGAGCAGCTGCCGGTGACCGTGGTGCGCTCACTGCGTTCATCTCTGCCACTCACGACGATGTGTGGCGACTGCTGGCACATTTGGCCGATACGGATCGCGCGGATGATCTCACCCAGGAAACCTACCTGCGCGTGCTCAGTGCGCTACCCCGCTTCGCTGCCCGTTCCAGCGCACGCACATGGATCCTTTCCCTCGCCCGGCGCGTCTGGGTGGATAACATCCGCCACGATATGGCACGCCCGCGCAGCACCGGTGCCGAACTGGAAGATGTTGCCAAAACTTCTGTATCCCCACAGACCACGGGCGGTTCCGCGTGGGCGGAATGGGTGGATACGCGGGCTTTGATAGACCAGCTTGATGAGCAGCGGCGTGAAGCTTTGATCCTCACCCAAATGCTGGGCTATAGCTATGAGGAAGCCGCGCATATCGCTAACGTTCGAGTGGGCACCATCCGCTCCCGCGTTGCCCGAGCGCGCGCAGACTTGGTGGACATGGCCACGGCTGCACGCACACAGTCCGCCGTGAAGCGCAGGGGCGCTTAA
- a CDS encoding TIGR01777 family oxidoreductase: protein MPTTKFHHTLPYSAEQLWEYHSRNGIVARLTPGNSRMKVIKQASNLRDGLTVFNLPVPGLTWQGQHDPKAFVDGHQFRDVCKTPGLGTLSGWTHTHIFSDATPPQTPSSTQTPNPFETGAGTATVTDEITTNLPASLATRALQPVFAYRQHQLQEDLKRGEEFAALAPQPLTFAVSGASGLVGTQVCAMLRQLGHKVIELSRHADRDSDTTRKWDTDSPNPDLLRGVDVLIHLAGHPIAGRFTEDHLEKVEGSRVGPTQKLAQLVAESDSVKTFVCASAVGFYGHTRPEKVDEQASVGEGQLAGVVKKWEEATEAAKQAGKRVVNVRCGLVIAGGSPLVDLLQLNVRVGGGKLGSGRQHFAWVAIDDVVDIYVRAALDEKLRGPVNAVAPDMVTNAQFTRQLAKVGGGAPLVPVPEAAPKLLLGEDGARELALADQNVVPNVLLELGHRFRYPTVRSALRHELLRERLLG from the coding sequence ATGCCCACAACCAAGTTCCACCACACACTCCCTTACTCCGCCGAACAGCTGTGGGAATACCACTCCCGCAACGGCATCGTCGCCCGCCTCACACCGGGCAATAGCCGCATGAAGGTCATTAAGCAGGCCAGCAATCTTCGCGATGGCCTCACCGTTTTCAATCTCCCCGTCCCTGGTCTGACGTGGCAGGGCCAACACGATCCCAAGGCCTTCGTCGACGGTCACCAATTCCGCGATGTGTGCAAAACACCCGGTCTCGGGACTCTTTCCGGGTGGACTCATACTCATATCTTCTCCGACGCCACCCCGCCCCAAACCCCCTCCTCCACACAAACCCCGAACCCTTTCGAAACAGGGGCGGGCACGGCGACCGTCACCGACGAGATCACCACAAACCTTCCCGCCAGCCTCGCCACACGGGCGTTGCAACCGGTCTTTGCCTACCGCCAGCATCAGTTGCAGGAGGACCTCAAGCGCGGCGAAGAATTCGCCGCGCTTGCACCGCAGCCACTGACCTTCGCGGTCAGTGGCGCGTCCGGTTTGGTCGGCACCCAAGTTTGCGCGATGTTGCGTCAATTGGGTCACAAGGTGATCGAGCTCAGCCGCCATGCAGATCGCGATAGCGATACAACCCGCAAGTGGGATACGGATTCCCCAAACCCAGATCTTTTGCGGGGCGTGGACGTGCTGATTCACCTTGCGGGCCACCCCATCGCCGGGCGCTTCACGGAAGATCACTTAGAGAAAGTCGAGGGTTCACGGGTTGGCCCGACCCAGAAATTGGCGCAGCTGGTCGCGGAATCGGACAGCGTTAAGACCTTCGTGTGTGCCTCTGCCGTGGGGTTCTATGGACACACCCGGCCAGAAAAGGTAGATGAACAGGCCAGCGTTGGTGAAGGGCAGCTCGCGGGCGTCGTCAAGAAATGGGAGGAAGCCACTGAGGCGGCCAAGCAAGCCGGCAAGCGTGTAGTGAATGTGCGCTGTGGCCTCGTGATCGCGGGTGGATCGCCACTGGTCGATCTGCTGCAACTCAATGTGCGTGTGGGTGGTGGCAAGCTCGGTTCGGGGCGCCAGCACTTTGCGTGGGTTGCGATTGATGACGTGGTGGATATTTACGTCCGTGCTGCGCTGGATGAGAAGCTGCGTGGACCGGTGAATGCGGTCGCCCCAGACATGGTGACGAATGCGCAGTTCACACGGCAGTTGGCGAAGGTTGGTGGTGGTGCTCCGTTGGTTCCGGTTCCGGAAGCTGCGCCGAAGTTGTTGCTGGGTGAGGATGGCGCGCGGGAGCTCGCATTGGCCGACCAGAATGTGGTGCCGAATGTGTTGCTGGAGCTGGGGCATCGGTTCCGTTATCCCACGGTGCGCTCGGCGCTGAGGCATGAACTTTTGCGGGAGCGACTGCTGGGGTAA
- a CDS encoding ferrochelatase, whose product MTQTSDASAPVPGSAPGELSSAPTLLHPAGGDSKTGLLVLSFGGPEQSEQVVPFLENVTRGRGIPRARLEKVGEHYFKLGGRSPINDQNKQLIENVAAELKNRGLDLPVYFGNRNWEPYVEDAITQAAKDGITQLYIFATSAWGGYSGCNQYQEDIARALDYCRDAGIAPPEVQRLSQFHANPTLISAFAAAVNAARESLPQDQQAEADLVFTAHSVPNVADEAAGPHAFGGNLYSQQVLDTSRLIQQASSFAGHPGSAADISWTGRISRHENVGGRGDGPAHTGVPAEIDMGPGTKYDVELVWQSRSGSPHTPWLEPDVCDHIEARAAGGNKRPIVLCPVGFITDHIEVLWDLDTEAKETAEEAGIPFARVATPGLTAEFATMVVDLLVDAMGTSTSTPSVAPRQLTAAQRAAADLATKLSTVPDFGRTANGSPCAPGCCGSER is encoded by the coding sequence ATGACTCAGACCAGCGATGCTTCTGCCCCTGTTCCCGGTTCTGCGCCTGGCGAACTGTCATCCGCGCCCACGCTGTTGCACCCCGCTGGTGGGGATTCAAAAACTGGGCTACTCGTGCTCTCATTCGGTGGCCCAGAGCAATCCGAACAGGTGGTGCCGTTCCTGGAAAACGTCACCCGTGGCAGGGGTATTCCGCGTGCTCGTCTGGAAAAGGTCGGGGAGCACTACTTCAAGCTCGGCGGTCGCTCCCCCATCAACGATCAGAATAAGCAACTGATTGAAAACGTGGCTGCGGAGCTAAAGAACCGGGGCCTCGATCTACCCGTCTATTTCGGCAACCGTAACTGGGAGCCGTATGTGGAAGATGCCATCACGCAAGCAGCGAAAGATGGCATCACACAGCTTTATATCTTTGCCACCAGCGCATGGGGTGGATACTCCGGTTGTAATCAATACCAGGAAGACATCGCCCGAGCGCTCGACTACTGCCGTGATGCGGGCATTGCTCCGCCGGAAGTACAGCGGCTATCCCAGTTCCATGCCAACCCCACGCTCATTTCGGCTTTCGCTGCAGCGGTAAATGCAGCGCGCGAAAGCTTGCCGCAAGACCAGCAGGCGGAAGCCGATCTGGTGTTCACAGCGCACTCGGTTCCAAACGTGGCTGACGAAGCCGCTGGCCCGCACGCCTTTGGTGGCAACCTGTACTCGCAGCAGGTCCTCGATACCTCGCGGTTGATCCAGCAGGCTAGCTCTTTCGCGGGGCACCCGGGATCTGCGGCAGATATCAGCTGGACTGGCCGCATTTCCCGCCACGAGAATGTCGGTGGCCGCGGCGATGGCCCAGCGCACACCGGCGTGCCTGCTGAAATCGACATGGGCCCCGGCACGAAATACGATGTCGAGCTGGTCTGGCAGTCCCGCTCTGGGTCGCCACACACGCCATGGCTGGAACCGGATGTATGCGACCACATCGAGGCACGCGCGGCTGGGGGAAATAAGCGCCCTATCGTGCTGTGCCCCGTCGGATTCATCACGGATCACATCGAAGTCTTGTGGGATCTCGATACTGAGGCCAAGGAAACCGCCGAAGAAGCGGGCATTCCATTCGCTCGCGTGGCCACTCCGGGCCTGACCGCGGAGTTCGCGACCATGGTGGTGGATTTGCTAGTGGATGCAATGGGCACTTCCACATCAACTCCATCCGTCGCGCCCCGCCAGCTCACCGCCGCCCAACGGGCCGCTGCGGACCTAGCCACAAAATTGTCCACCGTCCCCGATTTCGGCCGAACCGCCAACGGATCCCCGTGTGCACCTGGTTGCTGCGGATCGGAGCGCTAG
- a CDS encoding MFS transporter, translating to MTSTTTSATQRWAFLGVVSLGLLMISIDNSVLYTALPTLRRELHTTELEVLWIINTYPLVISGLLLGTGTLGDRIGHRRMFEVGLVIFALASIVATVAPNAEWLIAARAGLGVGAAVMMPATLSLIRITFTNVRERNTAIGVWGSVATIGSASGPVLGGFLLEHYWWGSVFLINIPVAILALLLTFWLAGPNQPNPNKPWDLITSIYAMIAMVGLVLAIKQATHRPLNAVLIVVAVLMVVVGTVLLNRRQKHLTEPLLAWDIFRNRVFTAGFLGAGGAMFVVAGLGLLTSERFQIAAGYSPLEAGLLTAIIAVAAFPASVIGGAMLHRVGFRTLISGGFVLMAVGVLLIVQLGWLIYPGFILIGLGAGTTMSVTSSALIGSAPAHRSGMAAALEEVSYEFGSLISVAILASVLPMFLRFTGDYDVAYARTLVIAAVFALAAAALSAILLKGNPKEGDFAQD from the coding sequence TTGACTTCTACAACCACTTCAGCAACCCAACGTTGGGCCTTCCTCGGGGTAGTCTCCCTAGGACTGCTAATGATCAGCATCGACAACTCTGTGCTCTACACTGCCCTGCCCACCCTGCGCCGCGAACTGCACACCACAGAGTTGGAAGTCCTGTGGATCATCAACACCTATCCCCTCGTCATCTCCGGATTACTCCTCGGCACGGGCACCCTCGGAGACCGCATCGGGCACCGCAGGATGTTCGAGGTCGGCTTGGTCATCTTTGCGCTCGCCTCCATCGTCGCTACGGTTGCCCCCAATGCGGAGTGGTTGATCGCGGCCCGGGCAGGCCTCGGCGTCGGTGCAGCTGTGATGATGCCAGCCACGCTGTCCCTGATCCGAATAACTTTCACCAACGTTCGCGAGCGCAATACGGCCATCGGCGTGTGGGGTTCCGTGGCGACGATTGGATCGGCTTCGGGCCCGGTATTGGGTGGTTTCTTGCTGGAGCACTACTGGTGGGGCTCAGTGTTCCTGATCAACATTCCGGTTGCGATCTTGGCGCTGCTGCTCACGTTTTGGCTCGCTGGTCCGAACCAACCCAACCCGAATAAACCGTGGGATCTCATCACATCGATCTATGCGATGATCGCGATGGTGGGGCTCGTTCTCGCCATCAAACAAGCCACTCACCGGCCGCTCAACGCGGTGCTCATTGTCGTGGCCGTACTCATGGTGGTTGTGGGCACGGTTCTTCTTAACCGACGCCAAAAGCATCTGACCGAGCCTCTGCTCGCCTGGGATATTTTCCGCAACCGCGTGTTCACTGCGGGATTCCTCGGCGCAGGTGGTGCCATGTTTGTTGTAGCTGGTTTGGGGTTGCTGACCAGCGAGCGCTTCCAGATCGCGGCGGGCTATTCGCCACTGGAAGCTGGGCTGCTCACGGCCATCATCGCGGTGGCGGCCTTCCCCGCGTCTGTGATTGGTGGCGCAATGCTGCACCGCGTGGGGTTCCGTACTTTGATCAGTGGCGGATTCGTACTGATGGCAGTGGGAGTGCTGCTGATCGTGCAACTGGGATGGCTAATCTACCCAGGATTCATTCTGATTGGATTGGGTGCGGGCACAACCATGTCGGTGACGTCGTCCGCGCTGATTGGATCCGCGCCTGCGCATCGCTCTGGCATGGCCGCAGCGCTGGAGGAAGTGTCCTACGAATTCGGTTCGCTGATTTCCGTGGCTATTTTGGCTTCAGTGCTGCCGATGTTCCTGCGCTTCACTGGCGATTACGATGTGGCCTACGCGCGGACACTCGTGATTGCAGCGGTCTTCGCGCTGGCGGCGGCAGCGCTTTCCGCGATTCTGTTGAAGGGCAACCCGAAAGAGGGAGACTTCGCGCAAGACTGA
- a CDS encoding aspartate-semialdehyde dehydrogenase → MTTLAVVGATGQVGRVMRQILVERDFPAEKVRFFASARSAGKEIEFRGETVVVEDIAATSTEDLKGIDIALFSAGGGTSREHAPRFAEAGAKVVDNSSAWRKDPEVPLVVSEVNPEAAKNTPKGIIANPNCTTMAAMPVMGALHAKAGLKKMHVSSYQAVSGSGLAGVSALLEQTRANLNNLEALVEDGSALSAEDLGPYVAPIAFNALPMAGNLVDDGSLETDEEQKLRNESRKILGLPELLVSGTCVRVPVFTGHTMTIHAEFADSLTVDEAKQLLSATAGVEVVDVPTPLAAAGKDESLVGRIRQDQTVADDRGLVLVVSGDNLRKGAALNTIQIAELLVK, encoded by the coding sequence ATGACCACTCTCGCCGTCGTTGGTGCCACCGGACAGGTCGGGCGCGTCATGCGCCAGATTTTGGTGGAACGTGATTTCCCCGCGGAGAAGGTGCGTTTCTTCGCTTCTGCGCGCTCTGCAGGCAAGGAGATCGAATTCCGCGGAGAGACGGTTGTGGTCGAGGACATCGCGGCGACGTCCACCGAAGACCTTAAGGGAATCGATATCGCGCTGTTCTCCGCAGGTGGTGGGACCTCACGTGAGCACGCTCCACGTTTCGCAGAAGCAGGCGCAAAAGTCGTCGACAACTCTTCCGCGTGGCGCAAGGATCCGGAGGTTCCCCTCGTCGTTTCCGAGGTTAACCCGGAGGCCGCTAAGAACACTCCGAAGGGCATCATCGCCAACCCGAACTGTACAACCATGGCCGCCATGCCGGTGATGGGTGCGCTGCACGCTAAGGCTGGGCTAAAGAAGATGCATGTTTCCAGCTATCAGGCCGTTTCCGGTTCTGGCTTGGCTGGTGTGAGCGCGCTGCTCGAGCAAACGAGGGCGAACCTTAACAACCTCGAAGCCCTCGTTGAAGACGGCTCTGCCTTGAGTGCCGAAGATTTAGGACCGTACGTCGCGCCCATTGCTTTCAACGCATTGCCGATGGCGGGCAACCTCGTCGATGACGGCAGCTTGGAAACCGACGAGGAACAGAAGCTTCGCAACGAATCCCGCAAGATTCTCGGTTTGCCCGAGCTGCTCGTGTCCGGCACCTGCGTTCGCGTGCCCGTTTTTACCGGCCACACCATGACGATCCACGCCGAGTTTGCCGATTCCCTCACCGTCGATGAGGCCAAGCAGCTTCTGTCGGCCACCGCTGGTGTTGAAGTTGTAGATGTACCGACGCCCCTCGCCGCAGCCGGCAAGGACGAATCCTTGGTTGGCCGTATTCGCCAGGATCAGACGGTGGCGGATGATCGCGGCCTCGTACTTGTCGTTTCGGGCGATAATCTGCGCAAGGGGGCAGCGCTGAACACGATCCAGATTGCGGAGTTGCTTGTTAAGTGA
- a CDS encoding aspartate kinase: MALIVQKYGGSSLESAERIRRVAERIVETKRQGHDVVVVCSAMGDTTDEFLELAEKVNPVPPAREMDMLLTAGERISNALVAMAIDSFGAEAQSFTGSQAGVLTTERHGNARIVDVTPGRVQEALDKGRICLVAGFQGVNRETRDVTTLGRGGSDATAVALAAALHADVCEIYSDVDGVYTADPRIVKNAKKLDRISFEEMLEMAAVGAKVLMLRSVEYARAFNVPLRVRSSYSADVGTLVSGSMEDIPVEEAVLTGVAHDRSEAKITVQGIPDNPGEAAKIFRAVADAEINIDMVLQNISKLDSNRTDITFTCPREDASRAMQILKGMSADWQDVLFDDHVGKVSLVGAGMKSHPGVTADFCEALRDAGVNIELISTSEIRISVLIRDTELDKAVRALHEKFQLGGEEEATVYAGTGR; encoded by the coding sequence GTGGCACTGATCGTCCAGAAGTACGGTGGTTCGTCGCTGGAGAGCGCGGAGCGCATTCGTCGCGTGGCCGAACGGATTGTGGAGACTAAGCGGCAAGGCCACGATGTGGTGGTTGTGTGCTCTGCCATGGGGGATACCACCGATGAGTTTCTTGAGCTGGCTGAGAAGGTCAACCCGGTTCCACCCGCTCGTGAAATGGATATGCTTTTGACAGCTGGTGAGCGCATTTCGAATGCGCTGGTAGCGATGGCTATCGATTCCTTTGGCGCGGAGGCGCAGTCATTCACTGGCTCGCAGGCGGGGGTTTTGACCACCGAACGTCACGGCAACGCGCGCATTGTGGATGTGACGCCGGGCCGCGTGCAGGAAGCTCTGGACAAGGGCCGGATCTGCCTGGTTGCGGGGTTCCAGGGCGTGAACCGCGAGACGCGGGATGTGACCACCCTTGGCCGCGGCGGCTCCGATGCCACGGCTGTGGCACTCGCCGCCGCCTTGCACGCGGACGTGTGTGAGATCTATTCCGATGTCGATGGCGTGTACACCGCCGATCCGCGGATCGTGAAGAACGCGAAGAAGCTGGATAGAATCAGCTTCGAAGAAATGCTGGAAATGGCTGCGGTGGGCGCGAAAGTGCTTATGCTGCGCAGTGTGGAATACGCCCGCGCGTTCAATGTGCCTTTGCGGGTACGTTCTTCCTACAGCGCGGACGTAGGAACCCTTGTTAGCGGATCAATGGAGGATATCCCAGTGGAAGAAGCAGTACTGACCGGCGTGGCCCACGATCGCTCCGAAGCGAAAATCACCGTGCAGGGCATCCCCGATAACCCGGGCGAGGCCGCGAAGATTTTCCGCGCCGTGGCGGATGCGGAGATTAACATCGACATGGTCCTGCAGAACATCAGCAAGCTGGATTCCAACCGCACGGATATTACCTTCACCTGCCCGCGGGAAGATGCCAGCCGTGCAATGCAGATCCTTAAGGGCATGTCCGCAGATTGGCAGGACGTGCTCTTTGATGACCACGTGGGCAAGGTTTCCCTCGTTGGCGCGGGCATGAAGTCCCACCCTGGCGTGACCGCTGATTTCTGCGAGGCGTTGCGCGATGCGGGTGTGAACATTGAGCTGATCAGCACTTCCGAGATCCGCATCTCCGTATTGATCCGTGACACGGAGCTGGATAAGGCAGTGCGAGCCCTGCACGAGAAGTTCCAGCTGGGAGGGGAAGAAGAAGCGACAGTTTACGCTGGTACCGGTCGATAG
- a CDS encoding DMT family transporter, protein MKNDDALAILFALGSALTIAWGTVVRHRIAEQNGDCNPETSDVPILAAIRKPWWWAGLFSALFGYFLQIVALRFGSLLIVQPILVLKLMFTLPLASKFDGRRISKSETAWATVLSIAVGVLVIFGKPTPGLSVPPVEKWAIAVAIGAAVFYGMYRFARIQHRREKALVYGLITGGIMGYLAVLSKAVVDVWSHEGAIGLVTSWELYGLLFCAGLGTAVQQTSFNAGALKDSLPAMTIAEPIVAFSLGYLILREQFRVSGWHWSYVFAAIILMIVGTFVLSRKSVKD, encoded by the coding sequence ATGAAAAATGATGACGCACTGGCGATCCTGTTCGCCCTAGGATCCGCACTGACCATCGCCTGGGGCACGGTCGTGCGTCACCGCATCGCGGAACAAAACGGAGACTGCAACCCCGAAACCTCCGATGTGCCCATCCTCGCCGCCATTCGCAAACCATGGTGGTGGGCCGGTTTGTTCAGTGCCCTTTTCGGTTACTTCCTTCAGATCGTGGCTCTGCGGTTCGGTTCTTTGCTGATCGTGCAGCCGATTCTGGTGCTCAAGCTGATGTTCACGCTGCCTTTGGCTTCCAAGTTCGATGGCCGGCGCATCTCCAAGTCCGAAACTGCGTGGGCCACCGTTTTGAGCATCGCCGTTGGTGTGTTGGTTATTTTTGGTAAACCGACGCCTGGCTTATCCGTTCCTCCGGTGGAGAAATGGGCTATCGCGGTGGCTATTGGCGCGGCTGTTTTCTACGGCATGTACCGGTTCGCCAGAATCCAGCATCGTCGCGAGAAGGCATTGGTCTATGGACTAATCACCGGTGGCATCATGGGCTACCTTGCAGTGCTGTCTAAAGCCGTGGTGGATGTGTGGTCCCACGAGGGCGCCATCGGATTGGTAACCAGTTGGGAGCTATACGGGTTATTGTTCTGCGCCGGCTTGGGCACGGCGGTGCAGCAAACCTCATTCAATGCCGGCGCTTTGAAGGATTCGTTACCCGCAATGACGATCGCAGAACCCATTGTTGCGTTCTCGTTGGGCTACCTGATTCTGCGGGAGCAATTCCGTGTGAGCGGGTGGCACTGGAGTTATGTGTTCGCCGCGATCATTTTGATGATCGTGGGCACCTTCGTGCTGAGCCGGAAATCGGTTAAGGACTAA